The DNA window GCCGCCAGCGATTTCGGCGCAGCCGAAATCTGCGCGGGCGCGGGAGCCCGCCCATTCTGCGAGTTCTGCCGTTGTCAGGTGTCTCGGGTTTGATCCTGGGCGCAAAACAAGCTGTGAAGCAGGCCGATAACCTGCTCTGTCTTGTGGTCCAGCAGCGAATAATAGATCGTCTTCCCGTCGCGTCTGGTTGTTACCAGCCCCTCATCCCGCAGCCGCGCCAGCATCTGGCTGACAGCAGCCTGCCGCATCTGCAACAACTCTTCCAGTTCGCCCACTGAACGTTCGCCTGTGCCCAGGTGGCACAGGATCATCAGCCGCCCCTCGTGCGCCAGGGTCTTGAGGTAAGCCGCCGCCTGGCTGGCGCTGGCGGCCATGCTGTCGGGGGTGTCGGGCGAGAGAGGGGCAGAGGGCTGAAGCGTCACGGTCACTGGTTCCTGCAAAATCGTGGACGTATAATGCCCCAACAGCCCGCAAGATGTCACCCCTCCTTGGCAGGCGCGCCGCCCTGAAAGGCGTTGCCGCCTTTGTAATCGCAGGGAGCTTCTTGCATCTGCAGGTGCAGGCCGTCGTCAGAATAGGGGTGCGTGCGGGCCAGGTCTTCATCCACCGTGATGCCCAGACCGGACGTGTTGGGCGGCGTGATAAACCCGTCCTCGACCCGGATCGAGCCCTTGATCAACGCGTCGTGAAAGGGCGTTTCGATGCTCTCGGCCAGCAGGATGTTGGGGATCGAGGCTGCCAGCTGGATGTTGGCGGCCCATTCCACCGGTCCCGCATAAAGATGTGGGGCCATCTGGGCGTTGAAGACCTCGGCGATGGCCGCGACCTTTTTCATCTCCCAGATGCCTCCTGCGCGGCCAAGAGCAGGCTGCAGGATTTCGGCCGCGCCTGTGCGCAGAGCGGCAGCAAATTCGGACTTGGTGGTCATCCGCTCGCCGGTGGCCACCGGGATGCGCACGTTGCGCGCCACCCGCGCCATGTCCTCGATGTTGTCGGGGGGGGTCGGCTCCTCAAACCAGAGCGGCGAATAAGGCTCCAACGCCTGACCTAGCCGGATCGCACCAGCGGTGTTGAACTGCCCATGGGTGCCAAACAGCAGGTCGGCCTTGTCGCCCACAGCGCCCCGGATGGCTTTGCAGAATGCCACCGACAGCGAAATGTCGGTCATTGCAGGCATGTGCCCGCCGCGCATTGTATAAGGCCCTGCCGGGTCGAATTTGATGGCGGTATAGCCCTGGCGCACCATTTCAGCGGCGCTTTCAGCGGCCAATTCGGGCGAAGTCCAGAACTCGTTCAGATCGTGGTGCGGCAACGGGTAGAGGTAGGTGTAGGCTCGGATGCGATCGTTCATCCGCCCACCCAGCAAAGCATGCACGGGGCGGTCGCGGTCCTTGCCCAGGATATCCCAACAGGCGATTTCCAGCCCCGAGAATGCCCCCATCACGGTCAGATCGGGGCGCTGTGTAAAGCCGCTGGAATAGGCACGGCGGAACATCAACTCAATGTTTTCGGGGTTTTCACCGGCCATGTGCCGGGAAAACACATCGCGGATTACGGGTTTCATGGCCTCTGGCCCAACCGAGGAGGCATAGCATTCACCCCAACCGGTGAGCCCCGTGTCCGTGGTAAGCTTGACCAGGATCCAATAGCGCCCCCCCCAGCCTGGCGCTGGTGGGGCGGTGACGATGATGTCTAGGTCCTGCAGTTTCATGGCTAACGCTCCATCAGTTCGGCAAAGGCGTTCAACTCCCGTTCGATCTCATCGATCACGGGTTGACTGGAAAAGAAGTACAGATCCGGCGCGTCGATATCGTCCATAAAGGCTTCGATCTCGATCGTGACCCTGGCGCCGTCAAAATCCGCGTCGATCTTCCAGCGCTGCCTGCTGTCGACCGCAATCCCCGGCAGGGCTTCGGATATCAGGCTGGGCAATTCGGGGGGAAGGCCAAAGCGGGGGTTGTTCATCAAACCGATCAAAAAGGGCTGCACGTCCTGTGCGTCAAAGTTCATCGACGTCTCGGATGTGATCGGCGGCGCTTTTGCGGTCTGGGGCTTGAACAGATCGGTGAGAAAGTTGAGCACGGGCGGTATTGGCTCCAAAAGGAGGAGGGGCAGGGACAAACCCCGCCCGCATCCGTTATCGATCAAAGATGATGACGTTGCGCTTGGCGCTGCCGGTCTTGGTGTCGGCAATCGCTTCGTTGATCTGGTCCAAAGACCAGCGGCCCGAGATCAGCTCGTCCAGTTTCAGGCGGCCTTGTTCATAAAGGTCGATCATCCAGGGAATGTCGCGTTGGATGACCACATCGCCCATTTTCGAGCCCACCAGCCCCTGACCGATGGCAGCGAGGATGACGGGTTCATAGCTTGCTTGCGCGCCAGAATGGGGCATCCCGATCATCACAGCTTTGCCGCCACGGCCCAGATAGCGAGGGGCCTGATCATAGGCAGGAATAGCGCCTACCGTGATCAGAACCACATCCGCGCCGCGCCCTCCAAGGGCCTTATAGGCGGCCTTCCACGGCGCATCGAGCGTGGCCAGAACACCGTGAGTGGCGCCAAACTCCTTGGCGATCTCCAGCTTTTCCTCGGTCATGTCTACGGCGACGATCCGGCGCGCACCGGCAATCCGCGCGCCTTGGATGGCATTCAGGCCGACACCGCCTGCGCCGATGACAACAACATCCTGGCCTGGGCGCATCTGTGCCGCGTTCACGGCAGCGCCGACGCCGGTAATCACGCCACAGGACAGCAAACTGGCGACGTCCTTGGCCATGGTTTCGGGGATTTTCACGATTTGAGAGTGGTCGACGACAACCTTTTCGGCAAAGGCCCCGCAGGCCATCGCCTGATCCAGCGGGCCGCCATCTGCGGTGCGCAGCGGGCCCTTGACCGTATTGTGTGGCGTCTCGCAAATGGTGGGTTTGCCACCTGCACAGGACGGGCACGAGCCGCAGGCCCGGATCAGGGTTACAACGACCGACTCGCCCTCTTTGAACTTGCTAACCGCGGTCCCAACCTTGGTGATCACACCTGCGGCCTCGTGCCCATAGACGGCAGGTAGATGCCCGCCCCAGGCGCCACTGGCGAAGGTGATGTCGGAATGGCAGATGGCGACCGCATCCAGCGTGACCTCGACCTCGCCCATGCCGGGATCGGCAAGCTGCACATCTTCGATCACCAATGGAGCGTTGAACTCGCGGCAGACGGCCGCTTTGATGGTTTGCATGAAATCCTCTCCCTTGCTTGGGACAACCGTGGCCTGCGGGCATCGCACCTGCAAGCCGGAAACCGGCAAAGGGGCGTCGGTATTACGTCACGGAAAGGCGGGTGCGCAAAAATACGACCAACCCAAGCAGCAACAGGACCATTGCCACCAGGAAGGGCGCACCGGGCAGATAAACGCTTGCCCCTTCTCGGGTATAGTGGGCAAAGACGCTTGCCATCATGAGCGGAGAGACGATCATCGACAAGGCGTGGACGGCGGTCATGACGCCTTGAAGTTCGCCTTGCTGATCATCGCCGACTGACTTGGACATGATCCCCTGCAGGGCGGGGGATACCACCGCCCCGAGGGCCGAGATCGGGGTCAGGAACAGGGCCAAGGTTCCGCTGGTGATGAAGGCCAGGAACCCAAAGCTGACAAGATCCAGCAGTTTGCCTGCAACCACAGTGCGCCGCTCTCCCAGGTATTTCAGCGCGACCCGGATCAAACCACCTTGCACGATGGCCATCATGATACCAAAGATCCCCAATGACAGCCCGATCATTTGCGGGCCCCAATCGAACCGGGCTTGTGTGTAATAGGACCAGATCGCCGGATAGACATAAATGGCGACAGAATAGAGAAAATAGACCAACAGTAACCGGGCGATGCCGGGGATTTCGGCCATCGCCTTGAACGCGCCAAAGGGGTTGGCCCGACGCCAATTGAACGCACGTCGGGTTTTGTCAGTGACCGTTTCATTCATCACGAACCAGCCCAGGACGAAGTTCATGCCTGCCAGGATTGCGGCGGCGTAAAAAGGCGCGCGCGTGCCAAGTTCACCCAACAGGCCACCGATCAACGGTCCCAAAACAAAACCCATGCCAAAGGCCGCACCCAACAGCCCAAAGTTGGCAGCCTTTTTGTGCGGCTCGGATATGTCAGCTATGTAAGCTCCGGCGGTGGCATGGGTGGCCGCGGTGATACCGCCCACGATGCGCCCGATCAGCAAGAGCCACATGGTGCCCGCAACGGCCATCACCAGGTAATCCAGTGCCATCACAAACAGCGACACCAGCAGCACAGGCCGCCGTCCGACGCTGTCGGACAGGTTGCCGATGACTGGGCTGAACAGGAACTGCATCACCGCAAAGACGGTGCTCAGCACACCGCCCCAAAGCGCTGCTTCGGCCAGTGTGCCACCCTGCACCTCGACGATCAGGTCAGGCATGATCGGCATGATCAAACCGATGCCCATAGCGTCGATCATGACGGTGATCAGGATGAAAACGATGGGCAGGCGCACGGGGTTGCTCCGGTTGATAGCTTGGTGCGCAACCTAGGTCGCCCTGGGCGCGATGAAAAGGTGAGCTTTATTGTGTCGCTGCGGCACGCACCCGCTCGGCAAAGGCGCGAGCGGCTTCGGGCGCTTGTCCCATCTGGTTTGTGGGTTCGAACAACATCTGCGTGTTCAGTTGTGGCCAATCGCGCGCCACGACCTCGCGCAGGGGGGTATCGGTTTCCATCGCATCCTTGCACAGCGCCTTGGTGGCGGCCTGCGCCTCGGGACGGGGCAGGTGCTCGGTCAGGGCAAAGCTCAATGCTTCGGCATGGATCAGGTCCAGAGATTCATCCAGCGCCCTAAGCATCTTCGCAGGGTTCGGAGCCAGGAATTGGCACAAAGCCACGCCCTGTTGCGCTGCGGACGCCGCGCCCAGAACGATCTGTGGCAGGCACATCCACTCGGTGAACCAGGCGGCTCCATCGCGTTGATGGCGATGCACAGCAGCACCCTGCAGCACAGGCATCAACCCGGCTGTCTGACGAGACAGCGCCACCAGCACCGAAGGCGCCACCGGGTTCTGCTTTTGCGGCATGGTCGATGACGACCCACCACCGCCCAAGGTGATCTCGGAGATGCCGCTTTGCACCAGGTCGGTGACATCCTCACCCAATTTGCCAAGGGCAAGGCCTACGCGGCCGAGCCACTCGGCGATGCGCAGAACGGGCGTGCGGTCGGTGTGCCACGACCGTTCGGGGTCTGTCAGGTTCAGCAAGTTGGCCAGCTTTGCCCGCGTCTCAACCGCCTGCGGTCCAAGCGCCGAGGAGGTCCCAGCCGCGCCCGACAAAGATACCAGCAAGCAAGATCTGCGCAGCTCGGGCAGTTCTGTGAGCAGGCCCAACAGCGGCTCGCCCCAAGAGGCGACAACAGCCCCAAAAGAGGTGGGCGTCGCGTGCTGACCATAGGTGCGCGCAGCCATGGGTGTTTTGGCGTGCGCGTCGGCCATCTGCGCCAGCCGGTCCAACAGCGCCCGCAGGTCATTTTCGATCAAACCCAAAGCCTGCCGCAGACGCAGCATCAACCCGGTGTCGATGATATCCTGCGAGGTCGCGCCCCAATGGGCATATTGCGCGTGTTCCGGTGCCTGCATCTCGGCCCGGAAGGCCGCGACAAGGGCGGGTACGCTGACGCCGTTTTGACCGGTGGCGGGCGCCAATGCACCGGGGTCGAGCTGCACCTCCATCGCGGCGCGGCTGATGGCGGCGGCACTGTCTTCGGGGATGATCCCCTGTTCGCCCTGTACCTTGGCCAACATCCCCTCGACCAGCAGCATGGCGCGCAATTCGGCGGTGTCGGTGAACAGACGCCCCACCTCGCCGGTGGGAAACAGTTTGGAAAAGAGCGCGCTGTCAAAGACGCTAGCCGCCATCAGAATTGCCTTTCGATCCGGGTCAAGAGCGCCGCCAGCCCCTGCGGGTCAGAGAAAAACGGCGAATGTGAGCATTCCATAACGTGGACATGGTCCGGGGGCCAGTCGCGGGTCATCTGGGTTTGATACTCGGGCGGAATGGTCCGATCGTCCGCGCAGCGGATATAGGATTTGGGAACGCCGTCAAAAGCTGCACTTGTTGGCAGCGGAGTGTCTTGTGGAGCAATGGGTTGTGGCAGCAGATGCGCCATTGCATAGGCCACTGCATCTGGCGGGCAGTCGTGATAAAAGAGATCTGACACGCGGTCGGGTTGGATCGTGTAGGATACGCCATCGTCGGATTTCACCACGGCTTCGGCCAGGGGTTGGCGCGGCGCGCCTTTGCGGCGGTCAACCATCGACAGACCATCCACCGGGAAATAGGCGCAGAGGTAAATCAACCCGCGCATGGCGTTGGGATCGGCTTCTGCCGCTGCGCTGATGGGGTAACCGCCCCACGAATGTCCCACGATCAAAGTGTCGGGTGTGGACGCCGCCAGCACGGCACTGCGGCAATCGTCCAGCGTGATCTGCGCCAGCGGCGTTTGATCCTCGCCCATGCCAGGTAGGTCGATGGCCTGCACCACATGCCCCTGAGACTCTAGCGCTGGGATCAAGTCGCGCCAGCACCACGCGCCGTGGCACGACCCGTGCACCAGCAGGAATTCGGCCATGGTCAAAGATGCCCGGTGTCGTGGATGAACTGCGTCAACACGCGCGCATACTCCTCGGGCTGTTCGACGCAGGGCAGGTGACCTGCTTTGCGGATCAGGTGAAACTGCGAGCCGGGGATCAGGTCGGTGGTCTCGCGCATCAGATCAGGCGGGGTCGAGCCGTCTTCGGACCCTGCAATGCCCAAGGTGGGCAGGCGCAGGCCGCTGGTGGGCGTATAGAAATCCGTGCCCGAGATCGCCGCTGAACAACCCCAGTATCCTTCGGCCGGGGTGCGCACCAGCATGTTGCGCCACAACTCGAGCTCGGATGTGGCGCGGAACGCTTTCGAGAACCACCGCTCCATCACCCCGTCGGCCAGCGCCTCGATCCCGTCTTTTTTGACGGCCGCGATGCGCTGGTCCCAGATCTCGGGCGTGCCGATCTTGGCGCCGGTGTTCGACAATACCATCGCGCGCACCAGATCCAGCCGTTTGACCGCCAGCCCCTGTGCCGTCATGCCCCCGATCGAAAGGCCCACAAACAGGCTGTCCTTGATCTCGAGCATATCCATCAGGCGTTCCACATCGCGCACCAGACTGCCCATCGTGTATGGCCCCGCAGGTGTTGAGGACAGTCCGTGACCGCGCTTGTCATACCGGATGAATTTCAACCCTTTGGGCAGCAGCGGCAGGATCGGGTCCCAAAGACGCATGTCGGTACCCAGCGAGTTGGAAAACACCACAGGTGCGCCGTCCGGGTCGCCGTCAATGCGATAATGTAGTCGAACGTCACCCAAATCCGCGATTTGCATATGCCCTCTCCCATGCTTGGCTCTGGCGTACCCTAGGGGGTGCCTACCGGCAAACCAAGGGGGCGATTGCTCTGACTGATGCAGATTTCTATCGTGACGCTAAAGTGTAAAAGGAGAGAGCCGTGATTTCACTTGCAGGTCAGGTGGTGCTGATCACCGGGGCGTCGGCACCGCGCGGGATTGGTCGGGCCATTGCCAAGCGTCTGGCGCAGGATGGTGCCCGGGTTGTTGTCACCGACATTGATGGCGCCCTTGAGGTAGATGGGCAGGTGCGCCCGCACCTTGGTCTGCTGCAAGACCTTGCCGCGCAGATCGGTGGGCTGGCCTTGAAGATGGATGTCACCGACCCCGAACAGATCGCCGTCTGTCTTGACGAAACCCGGGCCAAATTCGGCCCTGTGGATGTATTGGTCAACAATGCAGGCTCTCTGGCGGGGTCCGACAATTTCCTGTCCACGACGCCTGCGCAGTGGCAAGCCAGCTTTGCGGTCAACCTGCTGGGACCGATGCAACTGGCCCAAGCGGTGATCCCAGACATGCAGGCCAAGGGGAGCGGGCGGATCATCAACATCGGCTCGACCGGCTCCTTGGGCGCCGAGGCCGGGTTTGGCGCCTATACGGCAATGAAACACGGGTTGGTTGGTCTGAGCAAAACCCTGGCCGCCGAGTTTGGCCCCGATGGGATCCTCTGTAACACCGTGTGTTCTGGCTACATTGCCACGGACATGCACATGGCGGCCAACGCGCGCTTGTCACATGAGAAGGGCGTGTCGTTGGACGAGATTAAGCGCCGCCGCTATTCGGACGTGGCGCTGCGCGATGCAGGTTCCCCCGAAGATGTGGCCGAAGCCGTGGCCTATCTGGTCGGCCCTGCAGGGCGCTATGTCACTGGCATCAACCTGCCTGTGACTGGGGGCGTACCTTTCGGTATCTGACAGCAGTTTTGATCAGTCTTTGCGTGACATATTGCATATTGCGCATATCATGATGGGTGACGCGACAGGGGAGAGACCGACGTGAAACGGATGATTGCACTAGGGGCCGTTCTGCTGGGCTTGGCCACCGCAGGGCAGGCCAGCGAGGAAAGCAAGACGTGGGAGGCATCCGACAAGGCAAAACTGTTCGTGCAGGACACCATTGTTCTGGGCATGTTGGCCAGCCCCTATGGCACCGGCTGGACCGAATACTCGCAAGTTCACGACTACTTTCAACGCGCCCGGGACAATGGGATCACCGGGCATGAAATGACCCTCGCCGCTGCGGACATGTCGTTTGAGACGCTGCTGGAACAGCATTATCATTTCCGTGCTGCGATGGCTGAGCAGCCTCAGAATTATCTGGTGGTCAATCAGACCCGCGATATTGAAGCCGCCCATGCCCAGGGCAAGACAGCGGTGATCTGGAACAGCCAGACGGCCACCATCCTGAACGGCGATTTGAAAAAGATGGCGCTGCTCAAGGATATGGGGATCAAGAGCATGATCCTGGCCTACAATGACATTTTTCGCACCGGTTCAGGGCAGCTTGCAGCTTATAACGGAAACGACATCGGTTTGACCCCGTGGGGCAGGTCGGTGATCGACGAGATGGTCCGATTTGGCATCCTGCTGGATCTAAGTCACACCGGATCAAAGACCGCCAACGATGCCATGGATTACATGGATATGACCTATCCTGGTGTGCCCTATGTCTATACCCACTCGGTTCCGGCGGGCCTTTACAAGGGCGAGCCGGGGGCCACACCGCGCGGCTGCTATCGCGCCATTCCGGATGATGAGGCGCTGCGGGCGGCCAAGTCGGGGGGCTATATCTCGCCGACCTTTACCGAATGGATGATGGACGGCATCTGGCCCGATGACATCTCGCCGGCGCAGGCGGCGGACATGATCGATTACTACGTGCAGCTGGTCGGCGTTGATCACGTGGGCATTGCCACGGATGACATGTTCTCGACCAAGTTGGTGGTGGATTTTGCGACCGCCAACGCGGCGATGTATGACGATGGCGGATATATGATCGAAGCCTTCAACAAGGGCGCGACAGGCAACGGAGAACTGGCCAAGATATTGGCGGCAATCACTGATGACCTGTGGGCGCGCGGCTATTCAAACGAGGATCTGGCCAAGATCTATGGCGGCAACAAGATGCGCGTCTATGCGCAGGTGTGGGAGGGCAAACCACCCGAGCAGTTCCTGCAGGAATATCCCGAACGCCTGCGCCTGCGGCAAGAGTTCCGGGATCAGTTCCATTCACGGTAAGGAACCAACGAGACAATAACGCAAGGAAACGGGGGCGCTCCCGCCCGTCGTTCGTGCATCAAAGATGCCCTCCTCCCGTTGGGCCGGGCCTCGCTTCGCTCGGCGGTTGGCACTGCGCCGCACCAGATGGAAGCAGCATGAACCCTTCGCCTCACGCGGAACCGCGCCGAGCCGGTAGGCGAGGCGCCCGGCCCAAGGCCGCTCGCTGAGCTGACGCAGTCAGGTTGGCGCGGGCGCGGGAGTTCCCCGTTACCGAGAATCGTTAATTCAGCCGGATATGCGCCATGATCTGGCCGTGGTCCGAGGCGAGCTTGTTATAGGGCGCTTCGGGGTGTGAGCCATCCGTCAGGTGGTCGTTGAAGACGCTGTAATACTCCATCTCGCCCATGGCCTTGCCCCAGGCGCTGTCGAAATGGCGCGACATATAGATCTGGTCGATGCTCTCATACACCCCGCCAAAGGCCGCCGTATAAACCATGTCGCGCAGGGATTTGCGCACGAACATCTTCTCGGCCGAACGTAGCCGAACCCGGTCCACGGCCTCGGTGATCTGTTCATTCTCGTCGCGCGAATAACGATCATTGGGGGCCTGGGCGTCGTGGCGCAGCATCCAGGAGTAGTTCTTGAACGGATGCTCGCCCGAGATGATCTCGGAACTCACCGCATGTTCGCCATCGTTGAAGTCGCCCAGAACCATCACGGGGTGACCCTTGTCCAGTTCGGCCACGATCTCGCGCCGCAGGACCCAGGCCTCGGCCATGCGCCGCAAGGCCGAACGCAGCGCGCCCATGGCGCGGCCTACCGGGTCATAGGCGGTCAGTACGGCCTCGGGCGCGAACTCGGCGCCATCGGGGCGAATGAACTCTCCTAGCTTCGATTTCAGATGGCAGTTGAAGACGGTGATGACCTTGCCCCCAACCGGGACACGGACTTTCAGGATCGGTCGCGAGATGCGGGTTAACGTGTAGTGACCAGCACCTTCATCGCCGCCCAAAGCGGACATGGGGATGCGCAGGGGCTCCGGCAGCTCCTGGATGATTTCCGGTTCCTCGGGAAAGCCAAAACGCGACAGCACCGCCAGCCCGGGCCGTCGTTCGCCCGGACCGCCATCTGATGCATTGGCTGCAAAGGCTAGCGCCGCGTCCTTGTACCCGCCAAAGGCCAGCTTTCGAAAGATTGCCTTCTTGTGATAGCGCTTGGATCTATCTGGCAGATTGGCGTCATTTGCCTCCCTGCCGCGCCGGTCCGTTTCCGCTATCACATCGCGCAAGGCTTCTTCTTCAAAGATTTCCTGAAAACCGACGACATCCGCGTCCATGGTCAGCAACTGGTCCGCCATCCAATCCTGTTTCCAGGCGTATTCCTCGGGCGCGTATTTTTGGAAGGTATAATATTCCTTGTCCGCCCCGATCAGGTTTTTGACGTTAAACGATGCAATGGTGAACCGGGTCATGCGAAACGCTCCAGGGCTGTGCAGAAAATCTTGGCGTCTACATTGCCACCCGAGGCGACGGCGATCACAGCCTCGCCCTCGATCTGATCCTTGCGGAACAGCGCTGCGGCCAAAGCGACGGCCCCGCCCGGCTCTAGCACGATCTTGAGCCGTGAAAATGCCAGCGCCATGGCGTGCAGCGCCTCGTCTTCGGTGACGGTCATGCCCGGGCCACAGCGCTCGTACATGATCGGGAAGGTGATCTCGCCCGGTGACGGGGTCAGGATGGCATCACAAATGTTGCCTGAGGTTGCTGGGTTCTGTTCGATCTGACCCGAGGCCAGCGAGCGTGTCACGTCATCGAACCCCTGTGGCTCACAGGGCCGGGGGCGCAGACCTGGCGCGTGTTCTTCCAGCGCCAGCGCTATGCCCGACGTCAGCCCGCCACCTCCACAGCAGACCAGAACGTCGCCTTGGGTAACGCAGTGCTCGGCGGCCTGTTCCGCGATCTCCAAGCCTGTCGTGCCTTGGCCTGCAATCACCTGGGGTTCGTCATAGGGCTTGATCAGGGTGAGCCCCCGTTCCTGCCGCAGCCGCTCGCCAATCTGTTCGCGGCTTTCGCTGCCACGATCATAAAGCACCACCTCGGCCCCAAGGGCGCGTGTGTTGTCGATTTTCATCTTTGGCGCATCCGACGGCATGATGATCACGGACGGCGCACCATGTTTGGTGGCGGCCATGGCAATGCCCTGCGCGTGGTTGCCGGACGAAAACGCAAGAATGCCGCGCGTGCGGGTGTCCTCATCCAGCGCGGAGACGGCCGACCAGGCGCCGCGAAACTTGAAACTTCCCGTGTGTTGCAGGCATTCGGGTTTCACGAACAGCCGCCGCTCGGCCAACTCGTCCAGAAACGGAGAGTTGAGAAGCGGCGTGCGCCGTGCGTGGCCCTTCAGGCGCTCTGCGGCGGCGTGAATCAATTCGATTGAGCTCATAAGGCGCGCTCCAGAATGTTACGGATGAGGGAAAGGGACTGAGGCTCGTCCAAAAACGGCACATGGCCCCGATTGGGGATGACAGCCGTCAACATCTCGGGGTGCCGGGTTTGCATCTCGGCCAAGGTGCCCGGTTCCAGAATATCCGAGTTTTCGCCTCGGATGGCACCTGTGGGCAGCTCTTTGAGGGCCTCGAACAGCGGCCAGAGGTCCGGCACAGGACCAGCTGCAGCCTGTTCAATCAGCGCATCCCGTAGTTTTGCGTCATAGCGCAGGGCCAATCCGTCCGGTGTCTCGTCATACTGTGTCTCGACCTGTTGTTGCCAGACCTCTGCCGGGACATCAGGGAATTGCGGTGCAAGTGCGGCGTGCATCGCCTTAGCCGCCTCACCATAGGTTTTGGAAACGGGCGGTTTGCCCACATATTCCATGATCCGCGCGATGCCTTCGGGGCTGACGACCGGGCCCACGTCATTCAGGATCACACCTGCCAATCGCTGTGGCTGCGTCGCGGCCAAGGTCATTGCGATCAGCCCGCCGCGCGAAGTGCCCAAGAGGGTCACGCGCTCAAGGCCAAGGTGATCCAGCAGCTCGATGGCGTCCTGCCCTTCGCGCATCACATTGTAGTTCATGTAGTCGGGGTCATACTCTGATTGCGCGCGCCCGCGATAATCCATCGTGATCATGCGCAAGTCGGTGAC is part of the Falsiruegeria litorea R37 genome and encodes:
- a CDS encoding TCR/Tet family MFS transporter — its product is MRLPIVFILITVMIDAMGIGLIMPIMPDLIVEVQGGTLAEAALWGGVLSTVFAVMQFLFSPVIGNLSDSVGRRPVLLVSLFVMALDYLVMAVAGTMWLLLIGRIVGGITAATHATAGAYIADISEPHKKAANFGLLGAAFGMGFVLGPLIGGLLGELGTRAPFYAAAILAGMNFVLGWFVMNETVTDKTRRAFNWRRANPFGAFKAMAEIPGIARLLLVYFLYSVAIYVYPAIWSYYTQARFDWGPQMIGLSLGIFGIMMAIVQGGLIRVALKYLGERRTVVAGKLLDLVSFGFLAFITSGTLALFLTPISALGAVVSPALQGIMSKSVGDDQQGELQGVMTAVHALSMIVSPLMMASVFAHYTREGASVYLPGAPFLVAMVLLLLGLVVFLRTRLSVT
- a CDS encoding class-II fumarase/aspartase family protein, whose protein sequence is MAASVFDSALFSKLFPTGEVGRLFTDTAELRAMLLVEGMLAKVQGEQGIIPEDSAAAISRAAMEVQLDPGALAPATGQNGVSVPALVAAFRAEMQAPEHAQYAHWGATSQDIIDTGLMLRLRQALGLIENDLRALLDRLAQMADAHAKTPMAARTYGQHATPTSFGAVVASWGEPLLGLLTELPELRRSCLLVSLSGAAGTSSALGPQAVETRAKLANLLNLTDPERSWHTDRTPVLRIAEWLGRVGLALGKLGEDVTDLVQSGISEITLGGGGSSSTMPQKQNPVAPSVLVALSRQTAGLMPVLQGAAVHRHQRDGAAWFTEWMCLPQIVLGAASAAQQGVALCQFLAPNPAKMLRALDESLDLIHAEALSFALTEHLPRPEAQAATKALCKDAMETDTPLREVVARDWPQLNTQMLFEPTNQMGQAPEAARAFAERVRAAATQ
- a CDS encoding alpha/beta fold hydrolase, which produces MAEFLLVHGSCHGAWCWRDLIPALESQGHVVQAIDLPGMGEDQTPLAQITLDDCRSAVLAASTPDTLIVGHSWGGYPISAAAEADPNAMRGLIYLCAYFPVDGLSMVDRRKGAPRQPLAEAVVKSDDGVSYTIQPDRVSDLFYHDCPPDAVAYAMAHLLPQPIAPQDTPLPTSAAFDGVPKSYIRCADDRTIPPEYQTQMTRDWPPDHVHVMECSHSPFFSDPQGLAALLTRIERQF
- a CDS encoding ArsR/SmtB family transcription factor, yielding MAASASQAAAYLKTLAHEGRLMILCHLGTGERSVGELEELLQMRQAAVSQMLARLRDEGLVTTRRDGKTIYYSLLDHKTEQVIGLLHSLFCAQDQTRDT
- a CDS encoding SDR family NAD(P)-dependent oxidoreductase, which gives rise to MISLAGQVVLITGASAPRGIGRAIAKRLAQDGARVVVTDIDGALEVDGQVRPHLGLLQDLAAQIGGLALKMDVTDPEQIAVCLDETRAKFGPVDVLVNNAGSLAGSDNFLSTTPAQWQASFAVNLLGPMQLAQAVIPDMQAKGSGRIINIGSTGSLGAEAGFGAYTAMKHGLVGLSKTLAAEFGPDGILCNTVCSGYIATDMHMAANARLSHEKGVSLDEIKRRRYSDVALRDAGSPEDVAEAVAYLVGPAGRYVTGINLPVTGGVPFGI
- the pcaD gene encoding 3-oxoadipate enol-lactonase, which gives rise to MQIADLGDVRLHYRIDGDPDGAPVVFSNSLGTDMRLWDPILPLLPKGLKFIRYDKRGHGLSSTPAGPYTMGSLVRDVERLMDMLEIKDSLFVGLSIGGMTAQGLAVKRLDLVRAMVLSNTGAKIGTPEIWDQRIAAVKKDGIEALADGVMERWFSKAFRATSELELWRNMLVRTPAEGYWGCSAAISGTDFYTPTSGLRLPTLGIAGSEDGSTPPDLMRETTDLIPGSQFHLIRKAGHLPCVEQPEEYARVLTQFIHDTGHL
- a CDS encoding Zn-dependent alcohol dehydrogenase, giving the protein MQTIKAAVCREFNAPLVIEDVQLADPGMGEVEVTLDAVAICHSDITFASGAWGGHLPAVYGHEAAGVITKVGTAVSKFKEGESVVVTLIRACGSCPSCAGGKPTICETPHNTVKGPLRTADGGPLDQAMACGAFAEKVVVDHSQIVKIPETMAKDVASLLSCGVITGVGAAVNAAQMRPGQDVVVIGAGGVGLNAIQGARIAGARRIVAVDMTEEKLEIAKEFGATHGVLATLDAPWKAAYKALGGRGADVVLITVGAIPAYDQAPRYLGRGGKAVMIGMPHSGAQASYEPVILAAIGQGLVGSKMGDVVIQRDIPWMIDLYEQGRLKLDELISGRWSLDQINEAIADTKTGSAKRNVIIFDR
- a CDS encoding mandelate racemase/muconate lactonizing enzyme family protein, which codes for MKLQDLDIIVTAPPAPGWGGRYWILVKLTTDTGLTGWGECYASSVGPEAMKPVIRDVFSRHMAGENPENIELMFRRAYSSGFTQRPDLTVMGAFSGLEIACWDILGKDRDRPVHALLGGRMNDRIRAYTYLYPLPHHDLNEFWTSPELAAESAAEMVRQGYTAIKFDPAGPYTMRGGHMPAMTDISLSVAFCKAIRGAVGDKADLLFGTHGQFNTAGAIRLGQALEPYSPLWFEEPTPPDNIEDMARVARNVRIPVATGERMTTKSEFAAALRTGAAEILQPALGRAGGIWEMKKVAAIAEVFNAQMAPHLYAGPVEWAANIQLAASIPNILLAESIETPFHDALIKGSIRVEDGFITPPNTSGLGITVDEDLARTHPYSDDGLHLQMQEAPCDYKGGNAFQGGAPAKEG